One genomic segment of Brassica napus cultivar Da-Ae chromosome A3, Da-Ae, whole genome shotgun sequence includes these proteins:
- the LOC111214350 gene encoding 40S ribosomal protein S3a-2-like, whose translation MAVGKNKRISKGRKGGKKKIVDPFSKKDWYDIKAPSIFKQRNVGKTLVSRTQGTKIASEGLKHRVFEVSLADLQGDEDHSYRKIRLRAEDVQGRNVLTQFWGMDFTTDKLRSLVKKWQTLIEAHVDVKTTDSYTLRLFCIAFTKRRANQVKRTCYAQSSQIRQIRRKMSEIMVKEASSCDLKELVAKFIPESIGRDIEKATQNIYPLQNVFIRKVKILKAPKFDLGKLMEVHGDYTAEDVGVKVDRPDETVAEEPTEIIGA comes from the exons ATGGCTGTCGG GAAGAACAAGAGGATCTCAAAGGGTCGTAAAGGAGGCAAGAAGAAGAT TGTTGATCCTTTCTCCAAGAAGGATTGGTATGACATCAAGGCTCCCTCTATCTTCAAACAGAGAAATGTAGGCAAGACTCTTGTTTCCAGAACTCAGGGTACCAAG ATTGCCTCCGAGGGTTTGAAACACAGGGTTTTCGAGGTTTCTCTAGCTGATCTCCAAGGTGATGAGGACCACTCTTACAGGAAGATCCGTCTCAGAGCTGAAGATGTTCAGGGCAGGAATGTCTTGACCCAGTTCTGG GGTATGGATTTCACCACAGATAAGCTAAGGTCGTTGGTGAAGAAGTGGCAGACTTTGATTGAAGCTCATGTCGATGTGAAGACAACAGACAGCTACACCTTGAGGTTGTTCTGCATTGCTTTCACCAAGAGGCGTGCTAACCAGGTCAAGCGTACTTGCTATGCTCAGTCCAGCCAAATTCGTCAG ATTCGCAGGAAGATGAGTGAGATTATGGTGAAGGAGGCTTCATCTTGTGACCTTAAGGAGCTTGTTGCCAAGTTCATCCCTGAGTCCATCGGAAGAGATATTGAGAAGGCCACTCAGAACATCTACCCGTTGCAGAACGTGTTCATCCGTAAAGTCAAGATCCTCAAGGCTCCCAAGTTTGACCTCGGCAAGCTCATGGAG GTTCATGGTGACTACACAGCAGAGGATGTTGGTGTGAAAGTAGACAGGCCAGATGAAACAGTAGCTGAGGAACCAACCGAAATCATCGGAGCTTAG